The genomic region GGCCTGGAACGAGCCATGGGATTCGCCACGGACCGCCTTCCGGAAGAGCTTCGCCGGAGCCTGGAGGCGGGCCCCGAGGAACTGCCGCTGTCGGCGGAGAGCGCCGTGCGCTTTCACCACCTGTTTCGGCGCCTCGGTAAACTGCGAGTCGGGGAAACTCCCCGGGCGGCCGCTGAGACCATCGACATTCTGCTCCGACACGAAGGCCCCCGCCTCGGCGCTTGTCCCGCGCCGGGCACCGAGGCGCCCCACTCGGCTCCGTCGCTCGTGGTCAACAGCAACCGACCGCGGGGCGACGCCTCCGCTCGGGTCGAAATCTCCCCCCCGCCCGTCCTCGCGCTGTCCGCCCTGTGGCGCGCCCTGGAGGGCCAGGCTCCGGCCATTTCTCAGGCCGCCCACCCCTTTGAACTGGGCCCTTGCAAGGCACCGAAATCGATCAGGGGATGCCTTGCAAGCGGAGAGGTTCCTCCCTCCCGGCAGAAGCAGGCCCTGAAAGCCCGGCTGCGCAACTCGTGGCCCACCCGGCGCTTTGCCCTCCCCGCCCAGGCCCCGCTTTGGGCCTATGAGTTTATCCACCTGCTCGGGCTAGCCGACCGGCGAGCGGAGATCGAGCTGGTCACCCCGGGAAAGTGGCTGGGAAGCGAGCTTGCCGTCCCTCTCCTCGCCCTGATCAAAGAACAGTTCACTCTCCGGTTCCTCGGTCCCGCCCTGCAGGGGGGGCTGGAGCTTCACCTCACCAAAGGCGCCGGGCCGGAGGCCGCCACCGCGATCCTCGGCCCCGACGGACCGCGACAGGTCTCCTGGGGAACCCTTCAATCTGCTCACGACAGCCTTTTGACCCTTGCCCTGACCCTGCCAACGCCCCAGTGGGTCATGATGGAGGAAGGGCTGCTGTCTCTGCCGACCGAAGCGGACTGGCCCCGGCAACTCGAGAGAGAGCTCTTCCTATTCACCCGTTCCACCCTGGGACGCACCCTTTGGGGGCAGGTCGATGCAACGGGGGCCATGCCCTCCCTTGCGAGCCTGCAGCAGGCATTTCTGCGCCACGGCTGTCCCCTGCCGCCCGCAGACGTCTTGCACGACCTGCGACTGCTGGATGCGGGACCGGACTCACCTCCCCCCCCGCAGAACGTTCTGGACCAGGAACTGCTCCGCTCGCTCGGCCCGGGCGCAATCCCTTGCGCTCCGCAGGAAAGCACGGAAGAGAAACCCGCCCGGCACGTCTCCCCCCCGGCGAGGCCCCGAAGGCAGACCCTGGAACGCCTGATCAGCGGCACCGTTTTCATCGACGGAATCCCTCGCTTCCCGGAACATTACCTCTTCCATGTCCCGAGCTCCCAACTCCGGGAATACCGCGTCACAGGCCCCTTGAAAGCGCGCGGAGAATTCTTCGGCCAGTACGTCCTGGAACAGGCCGATGGCACCACCCTTGAGGTCGAGGGAGAGGAGACCGCCAAGGCCCTCATCCTTGCATCTCTCGGCGACCGCCTCCCCCTGGCCCTGCCCGTCGAACGCGAATTGACCGCCGAGGTATTGAAGAAATTCCTGAAGGACCTGAGAAGGCTGCGCCAGGCCCTTCTTCAGGAGTGCCACCTGCATCTGGCCAACCCACGCTCGGCCAAAAGCCTGGCGGCTGGCATCTGGCGCTCCCACGGCCTTCCTCCCTGGGAATGGCTGGACGATGAGAAACTCCTTTTCATTGAGACGTGACTTGATATAATGAGGCCTGTCCCGCCCCCCTTCCAACGATGCTTTACGCGAAACCGAAGGTCCCCATGAACGTTTTGCTCCATGTCTGTTGCGCCAACTGCGCCATTTATCCCGTCAAGGTCCTGCGGGAGCAGAACCACCAGGTCACCGGCTTTTTTTTCAACCACAACATCCATCCCTACCAGGAGTACCGGCGCCGTCTGGAGACGACACGGGACTATGCCTCCCGGGTGGAGTTGCCGATGGTCTTCAGAGAGGAGTACCTCCTGGAGGATTTCCTGGGGCAGGTGGCCCAAGCCCCACGGACCCGCTGCGATTACTGCTACCTTTCCCGCCTGGAGGAGACCGCACGCACGGCCGCCGAGCAGAACTTCGACGCCTTCTCCACCAGTCTTCTTTACTCCCGCTATCAACAACACGATCTGATCCGCCGTCACGGCGAGGAACTCGCTCTGCGCTACGGGATCTCCTTCGTCTACCGTGATTTCCGCGCCGGGTGGCGGGAGGGGATCGAAACCTCCAAGGCCATGGAGCTTTACCGCCAGCAGTACTGCGGCTGCATCTACTCGGAGAAGGAGCGCTATTGCCCACAGGGAAGGAATTGACCGGTGCACCCGGGAAAACTGCTCATCGCCGCCGGCATCGCCCTGATCGCCGCCGGGCTGTTTTTCACCTTCGGAGGGAAAATCCCCTTTCTGGGCCGGTTGCCCGGCGATATTGCCATCAAAAGAGAAAACTTTTCCTTTTTCTTCCCCCTCACCACCTGCATCCTGATTTCCCTGCTCGTCTCCTTTCTTCTCTGGCTTTTCCGGCGCTAGCGCCACCCCCCTGCGAATCACTTGCCAACGAGCGATGCCGGACATCCCCGCCAGCACCGCCGAGGGTCGCCCCATGAAAACGGGTAAAAGGAAGATCGGCCTTGCGCTGGGCAGCGGCGCCGCCCGCGGCCTGGCTCATATCGGGGTCTTGAAGGCCTTCGAAGAAGAAGGCATTCAGATCGACTGCATCGCCGGGACCTCCATCGGGGCCTTTATCGGGGCCCTCTACGCCGCCGGCGTTCCCGTCGAGAAGATGGAACAGGTGGCCAGCCAAGTCGACTGGCGGCAGCTTGCCCGCCTGATCGACCCCATTCTTCCCACCTCATGCATTATCGACGGCAAGAAAGTTTCCCGGTTCATCTCCGAACTGTTGCCGGCGAAAACCTTTGAGCAGCTGCGCATCCCCCTGGCGGTGACGACGACAGACATCGAAACAGGAGAGGCCCTGGTCATCAAAAAGGGCAACCTCCATGAAGCCCTGCGGGCGGCCATCGCCTTTCCCGGGATTTTCACGCCGGTCCGCTTCTTCGATCGGTTTCTCATGGACGGAGGCCTGTGCAACCCGGTTCCCGTCGATGTGGTTCGCAACCTCGGCGCTCGATCGGTCATCGGGGTCTGCGCCATCCCTGCCGTCATGAAGGAAACGTCCGAGACCTATTTGCCCTCCCGGGCCAAGCGCCGCCCCGGCAAGCCCTTTCTCGAACTGCTCAACGCCGAGCGCATCGAAAGTTTTCTGCGCGAGATGATGGGCTCCGCGGCGACTGAAGAAGACGAGCCAAGAGAGGGGTCTGCTCATCGCAAGCCGCCGGGGATTTTCCGCATCTTCTCTCAAAGCGTGGCCATCATGGAAAACCAGATCAATGCCCTGCGCCTTGAGAAGAATCAGATCGACCTGCTGATCAGGCCCCCCCTGAACGGCATCAACCTTTTGGAATTCCACCGCGCGGCCGAGGCCATTGCCGCCGGGGAAGAGGCGACCCGCAAGGTTATGCCCAAAATACGAAAAATGGCCGGCCGCTGAACTTTCAACGAGCCGACCGGCGCCCGTGAAGAGGCTGTCCCGTTGCAAGCCCTGATCCCTGTGTTACTATTTAAGTACCTAAAATAACACTAGCTTAAGGGAGGATGCAATGTTCGAGCTGATCGAAAAAACCCTGCTCCTGGGAATGGGAGCCATGTCCCTGAGTCAGAAAAAGGCGGAAGAACTCCTTGAGGAATTGCGCCATCGATTCGACGTCAGCGAGGAGGAAGGCAAGGCCATGCTGGAAAAAATCCAGGAGACCATGAGGGAGAACCAGAAAAAACTGGAGGAACTGGCGGCCGAGGAAGTCAAGAAGGCCTGCGAGCGGCTCGGCGTGGCGACCTCCGAAGAATTCGAAAAGCTTCAACAGCGAGTTCACAAACTCGAAAACCAGATCAAACAAATGAGCAAACCCAACTGATCCGCCTCAAGATATGCTGACCTTTTCGCGGATCAACCGCAACATCCGCTCCATCCGGCGATACCGAACCATTCTCGGCATTCTCATAAAGTACGGCTTCGGTCATATCGTCGAGCAGCTCAACATCGACTATTATCTCCAGCTGGGTCGAAAAATCGTAACCCTCGGCTCTGCCCCGAAGGAGATAGAGCGTCTGACGCAACCCGAGCGCCTGCGCCTAGCCCTTGAGGAGCTCGGCCCCACCTTTATCAAGCTCGGCCAGCTCCTCTCCACCCGCCCCGACCTTATCCCCCATGAATACGCCGAGGAGTTCCGAAGACTTCAGGACAAGGTTCCCTCCTTTGCCCTGAAGGAGGTCCGGGACCAGATCCAGCTGGAACTCGGCTATCCCCTGGAACAGTTCTTCTCGGAATTCTCCTCCGTGCCCCTCGCCGCCGCCTCCATTGCCCAGGTTCACCGGGCCCGGCTGCGCAGCGGCGAGGAGGTGGTGGTCAAGGTGATGCGCCCAGGGATCGGGAAAATCGTCGATACGGACCTGGACATCCTCATGGGACTGGCCTATCTCATCGAACGCCACATCCCCACGGGGGAGGTATTCGACCCGATCGGAATCGTCAGAGAGTTTCGTCGAACCATCAGCCGCGAAATGGACTTTGCCAGGGAAGGGCATACCATCGACCGGTTTATCTCGAACTTTTCCGAAGACCCGACCGTTCATGTCCCCAAGGTCTATTGGGACTATACGGGAAAGACGGTTTTGACCATGGAGTTCGTGGCCGGCATTAAGGTCTCCGAGTTCAACCTCCTCTCCAAAAGGGGCTACGACCTCAGGGTCATTGCCCGCAACGGGGCCAACGCTTTTCTCAAACAGGTTCTGATTCACGGCTTATTTCACGGCGACCCCCATCCCGGCAACGTCTTCATTCTGGACGGCAACAAGATCTGCATGCTCGACTACGGGATGGTCGGACGAGTGGACGAGGAGATCAAGTACCAGCTGGTCGATCTGCTGATGGCGGTACTCGCGCGAGATGCAGACCGGGTGATCGACCTGCTCCTCTATTCAGGAGAGCTGACCGAAGAGGTCAACACCCGGCAACTCAAGAGAGACCTTTCCGAACTCATCGACGATTATTACGAAATCCCCCTCCAGGAGATCAACGCGGGCAAGCTGTTGATCGATTTCGTCGAACTCCTGACCCGCTACCGCATCAAATTCCCCTCCGACCTCATGCTCCTGGGCAAGGCCCTAGTGACCATGGAGGGCATTGGCCGTCAACTCGACCCCGATTTCAACATGATCGAGCATCTCAAGCCCTTCATGGAAAAACTCGTGCGCGAACGGGCAAACCCCGCCAATGTTTCAAAAGAGGCGATCCGGACCATCCAGGCCTATGGCGCCCTGGCGAAGAACTTCCCACGGGACCTCAAAGAGTTCATCAACCGCGTAAACCGCAACCAGTTTAAAATCGATCTGGAACACCGTGGGCTGGAAAAACTGATTACGGACCTGGACAAATCGAGCAACCGCCTCTCCTTCAGCATGATCATCGCCGCCCTCATTATAGGCTCTTCCCTGATCATGCAGACCGAAAAGGGCCTCACCCTCTTCGGGTTTCCCATTCTCGGGTTTCTCGGCTATTTGGGCGCCGGATTTCTCGGACTGTGGCTCGCCATCGGCATCTTGAGATCCGGGCGTCTGTAGCCCCTTGTGTGGACCGACAAACACACCCTCTTGCATAACTGCAACACCCTGCCCGGCCGTTCCCTCCGGCCCGCGAAATTAAACGTTTAATTTCAGGTACTTGACAAAGGACACATCCTTGGCAAAGAGTTTGCATGAAAGCCCCCTGTAAAGCACAAAGCAATCTGCTGTGCTCAAGGAGGATACCTTTTTCATGATTTTTCAATGCACTCTTGCCCGACCCGTTTCCATCTCGGGAATCGGCCTGCATACGGGACGCCGGATCAATATGGCTCTGCGCCCTGCTGCGGCAGGGACGGGCATCGTTTTTCACCGCACCGAGGGTGAGCGTACCGTCTCCATTGAAGCGATCTCTGCCAACGTCGTCGATACCCGCATGGCGACAGTTCTGGGCAAAGGCGGACTTTCCGTATCGACCGTCGAGCACCTCCTCGCCGCGGTGAGCGCCTTCGGCATCGACAACGTCCATATCGACATCGACGGGCCAGAGGTTCCGATCATGGACGGCAGCGCCCTGCCCTTTGTCGAACTGCTTCAGAGAGCCGGCGTTCGGCGCCTGTCCCGCAGTCGAAAATTTTTGGCCATTCGCAAACCGGTCACCGTCGTCGATGGCGAAAAGCGGGTAAGCCTGATCCCCTCGCGGTTTTTCCGCATCACCTACGACATCGCCTTCGACCACCCCAGCATCTCGCTGCAGCACCGTTCCATCAAGTGCTCTACGGAACTCTTCCGCAGAGACATCGCTCCGGCCCGAACCTTTGGCTTTCTCAGGGACGTTGAATACCTGAAATCCAGGGGACTGGCTCAGGGCGGTTCGCTGGAGAACGCGGTCATCCTCGATGACCAGGGCGTGGTCAACCCGGAGGGGCTGCGCTTTCAGGACGAGTTCGTCCGCCACAAGATCCTGGACTCCGTTGGCGACCTCAGTCTGATCGGCTACCCCATCCTCGGCCACGTCAAAGCCTTCAAGGCCGGCCACGACATCAATCACCAGATGGTGGAGAAAATCCTCTCCTCACCAGAGTGCTGGAAACTGGTCGAATTCGCCGACGAGGACCTCCGTGAGGCGCTGAAAGCAGGGACTCCGGCCCTGGCCCTGTCGGCCTGAGTTCATTCACGCATGATTTCACCCCTCAAAGGCAGCCTTCGGCTGCCTTTTTTCGTTGGAGCCGGCCATGGCTGTTGCAATCCTCTGTTTTTTCAGCGTAAAATTACCCTCTTAGACTTCTAACGCAAGAGGCCGTTGATGAAGGATTCCCCTGCCCGCCAGTCCCAAGAGGGCTCCGAAAACCGAAAGCGCCGCCGCGAGTGGATGTTGATCTGCCTCATCATCCTGCTGGTGGTCCTTTTCACCCGATTTGAATCCCGGCTCTTCGAGTTGACCTCCAGTGCCCCTCTTTCCAACAGCATCCTGGTTCTGGCCCTGATCAACATCAACATCCTGCTCATTATTCTCTTTCTCTTCCTGATCTTCCGCAACCTGTTCAAACTGATCCTGGAACGGCGGCGCGACGTGCCGGGGGCGCGCCTTCGCAGCAAACTCGTGGCGGCCTTCGTGGCCCTCTCCCTGGTGCCGACCATGCTCCTTTTTTTCGTCTCGGCCGGATTCATCACCAACACCATAGAGAACTGGTTCAATGCCAAGATCGAGGCGTCCCTGCGGGAGTCACTTGAAGTCGCCCAAACTTACTACAAGAATTCGGCAACCAACGCCCTCTACTACGCCGAACAGCTCGCCCGAATCGTCAAGGAGAAAAAGCTCCTCAACGAGGAGAACCTCCCCGACCTGCGCCAAGTCATCAAGGAAAAACAGCAGGAATACAACCTGGGAATCGTAGAGGTATTCTCCTCGACCTATGAAGAACTGGTGCGGGCCTCAAACCCTCAGGTCCCTGCCGCGGAATTCACCGACCTCGGGTCGGACAACATCCGTGAGGCGTTTCAGGGCAACCGTTTCACCCGCATCACCCCCATCGGCAAGGCGGACCTGATTCGGGGAATCGTCCCGGTCTATTCCAACTGGAACCCCAAAGACGTTGTCGGGGTGGTCGTGGTCAATTACTATGTCCCCTACTCCCTGGTCAACAAGATGAAGGAAATCTCCACCTCCTTCGAGCAGTACAAGAGCACCAAGTTGCTCAAGGGCAAAATCCAGAAGGGGTACATCATCGTCCTTCTTCTCATCGCTTTGGTGATCATTTTCCTCGCGACCTGGTTCGGGTTCCACCTGGCACGCGGCATTACGGTTCCCATTCAGGAATTAGCTCTCGCCACAGGCCGCGTGGCCGGCGGAGACCTCGAGGTTCACATCGATGTTCAAAGCGATGACGAGGTCGGAACCCTGGTCGAGGCCTTCAACAAGATGACCGCAGACCTGCGCCGAGGGCAGCAGGAAATTGGTGAAACCACCCAGGAACTGGAATCCTCCAACCTGGAACTGGACCAACGCCGACGCTACATGGAAATCGTCCTGAAAAACGTGACGGCCGGGGTCATCTCCGTCGACCGGCAGGGACGCCTCACGACCATTAACAAATCGGCTGAAAAACTGCTAAGGATCAAGACCGGTAAGGTTCTGGGCAAGCACTTCCGCGAAGTTGTCGGAACCGAACACCTGCCCATGATCAAAGACTTTCTCAAGGACCTCATGGATTCGGGCAAGGACTCCATCCGCAAGCAGGTCACCCTGACGGTTCAAGACAGCAAGGTCACGCTCCTGGTCAACGTAACTACCCTGCGGGATGAAAGCGGCGAATTCATGGGAACGGTGGTGGTCTTCGACGATCTCACCCAGTTGCTCAAGGCCCAGCGCATGGCTGCCTGGCGAGAGGTGGCCCGGCGCATCGCCCATGAGATCAAAAATCCCCTGACCCCCGTTCAACTCTCTGCCCAGAGACTGAGACGACGCTACCTCGATCGTTTCGATGATGACGACCAAGTCTTCGACGAATGCACCAACATGATCATCAAACAGGTCGATGAACTGAAAAACCTGGTCAACGAATTCTCGAGTTTTGCCCGCTTGCCCGCCAGCAACCCGACCCCGAACAACCTCAACGAGATCATCGCCGAGGCACTGATCCTCTTTCAAGAAGGGCACAAGGAGATCGACTTCTCCTTTCATCCGGACCCGAAGGCGCCGGTTTTCAACCTCGACCGAGACCAAGTCAAGCGCGCAATCGTCAACCTGCTTGACAACGCTGTCGGGGCGATGGAAGGGGATGGGGCCATCGAGGTCGAAACTAACTTCAACGCCAACCTCCAAATGGTGACCTTCTCCGTGGCCGACACCGGTGTCGGCATCCCCCCGGAGGACAAACCGCGCCTTTTTGAGCCCTATTTTTCCACAAAAAAATCGGGAACGGGACTCGGCTTGGCCATCGTTTCCAGCATCATTTCGGATCATAACGGCTATATCCGGGTCCGGGACAACTATCCGAAAGGGACCCGGTTCATCGTGGAACTGCCTCTTCGAGGCAACACCCTCCCGGTCTGACCCCGCGCAACCTTTGGTTGAGGTCGCTCCGATAAAGAAAGCGAACAATGAAAACAATTCTGATCGTCGATGACGAAAAAAGCATTCGCGAAAGCCTCAAGGGGATATTGCAAGACGAAGGATTTCGCCCCTTGTTCGCCCAGAACGGGGAAGCGGGACTGACCATGGTTCGGGAGGAGAATCCGGACCTGGTGCTGCTCGACATCTGGATGCCAGGCATGGATGGGCTGGAAACGCTGAGGCGCATCCGTGAAGAGAGTCCGGAACGGCTCGTTATCATGATGAGCGGCCACGGAACGATCGAAACCGCCGTCAAGGCCACCAAACTTGGTGCCTACGACTTCATTGAGAAGCCGCTCTCCCTGGAGAAGGTCCTGCTCTGCATCCAAAATGCCATGAAGGTCGGTCGGCTCGTTGAGGAAAATCGGTCCCTGAGAGCGAAAATCGCCAAGGACTACGAGATGATCGGAAAGAGCCCGGCCATCCTCGATCTTAAGAACCAAATTGAAATCGCCGCTCCGACCTCGGGATGGGTTCTGATAACGGGCGAGAACGGCACCGGTAAGGAGTTGGTCGC from Desulfuromonas sp. harbors:
- a CDS encoding epoxyqueuosine reductase QueH; the encoded protein is MNVLLHVCCANCAIYPVKVLREQNHQVTGFFFNHNIHPYQEYRRRLETTRDYASRVELPMVFREEYLLEDFLGQVAQAPRTRCDYCYLSRLEETARTAAEQNFDAFSTSLLYSRYQQHDLIRRHGEELALRYGISFVYRDFRAGWREGIETSKAMELYRQQYCGCIYSEKERYCPQGRN
- a CDS encoding DUF2905 domain-containing protein, producing MHPGKLLIAAGIALIAAGLFFTFGGKIPFLGRLPGDIAIKRENFSFFFPLTTCILISLLVSFLLWLFRR
- a CDS encoding patatin-like phospholipase family protein, which codes for MKTGKRKIGLALGSGAARGLAHIGVLKAFEEEGIQIDCIAGTSIGAFIGALYAAGVPVEKMEQVASQVDWRQLARLIDPILPTSCIIDGKKVSRFISELLPAKTFEQLRIPLAVTTTDIETGEALVIKKGNLHEALRAAIAFPGIFTPVRFFDRFLMDGGLCNPVPVDVVRNLGARSVIGVCAIPAVMKETSETYLPSRAKRRPGKPFLELLNAERIESFLREMMGSAATEEDEPREGSAHRKPPGIFRIFSQSVAIMENQINALRLEKNQIDLLIRPPLNGINLLEFHRAAEAIAAGEEATRKVMPKIRKMAGR
- a CDS encoding phasin family protein, whose amino-acid sequence is MFELIEKTLLLGMGAMSLSQKKAEELLEELRHRFDVSEEEGKAMLEKIQETMRENQKKLEELAAEEVKKACERLGVATSEEFEKLQQRVHKLENQIKQMSKPN
- the ubiB gene encoding 2-polyprenylphenol 6-hydroxylase produces the protein MLTFSRINRNIRSIRRYRTILGILIKYGFGHIVEQLNIDYYLQLGRKIVTLGSAPKEIERLTQPERLRLALEELGPTFIKLGQLLSTRPDLIPHEYAEEFRRLQDKVPSFALKEVRDQIQLELGYPLEQFFSEFSSVPLAAASIAQVHRARLRSGEEVVVKVMRPGIGKIVDTDLDILMGLAYLIERHIPTGEVFDPIGIVREFRRTISREMDFAREGHTIDRFISNFSEDPTVHVPKVYWDYTGKTVLTMEFVAGIKVSEFNLLSKRGYDLRVIARNGANAFLKQVLIHGLFHGDPHPGNVFILDGNKICMLDYGMVGRVDEEIKYQLVDLLMAVLARDADRVIDLLLYSGELTEEVNTRQLKRDLSELIDDYYEIPLQEINAGKLLIDFVELLTRYRIKFPSDLMLLGKALVTMEGIGRQLDPDFNMIEHLKPFMEKLVRERANPANVSKEAIRTIQAYGALAKNFPRDLKEFINRVNRNQFKIDLEHRGLEKLITDLDKSSNRLSFSMIIAALIIGSSLIMQTEKGLTLFGFPILGFLGYLGAGFLGLWLAIGILRSGRL
- the lpxC gene encoding UDP-3-O-acyl-N-acetylglucosamine deacetylase; this encodes MIFQCTLARPVSISGIGLHTGRRINMALRPAAAGTGIVFHRTEGERTVSIEAISANVVDTRMATVLGKGGLSVSTVEHLLAAVSAFGIDNVHIDIDGPEVPIMDGSALPFVELLQRAGVRRLSRSRKFLAIRKPVTVVDGEKRVSLIPSRFFRITYDIAFDHPSISLQHRSIKCSTELFRRDIAPARTFGFLRDVEYLKSRGLAQGGSLENAVILDDQGVVNPEGLRFQDEFVRHKILDSVGDLSLIGYPILGHVKAFKAGHDINHQMVEKILSSPECWKLVEFADEDLREALKAGTPALALSA
- a CDS encoding ATP-binding protein, whose product is MKDSPARQSQEGSENRKRRREWMLICLIILLVVLFTRFESRLFELTSSAPLSNSILVLALININILLIILFLFLIFRNLFKLILERRRDVPGARLRSKLVAAFVALSLVPTMLLFFVSAGFITNTIENWFNAKIEASLRESLEVAQTYYKNSATNALYYAEQLARIVKEKKLLNEENLPDLRQVIKEKQQEYNLGIVEVFSSTYEELVRASNPQVPAAEFTDLGSDNIREAFQGNRFTRITPIGKADLIRGIVPVYSNWNPKDVVGVVVVNYYVPYSLVNKMKEISTSFEQYKSTKLLKGKIQKGYIIVLLLIALVIIFLATWFGFHLARGITVPIQELALATGRVAGGDLEVHIDVQSDDEVGTLVEAFNKMTADLRRGQQEIGETTQELESSNLELDQRRRYMEIVLKNVTAGVISVDRQGRLTTINKSAEKLLRIKTGKVLGKHFREVVGTEHLPMIKDFLKDLMDSGKDSIRKQVTLTVQDSKVTLLVNVTTLRDESGEFMGTVVVFDDLTQLLKAQRMAAWREVARRIAHEIKNPLTPVQLSAQRLRRRYLDRFDDDDQVFDECTNMIIKQVDELKNLVNEFSSFARLPASNPTPNNLNEIIAEALILFQEGHKEIDFSFHPDPKAPVFNLDRDQVKRAIVNLLDNAVGAMEGDGAIEVETNFNANLQMVTFSVADTGVGIPPEDKPRLFEPYFSTKKSGTGLGLAIVSSIISDHNGYIRVRDNYPKGTRFIVELPLRGNTLPV